In Pantoea agglomerans, the genomic stretch GCTGCTGCATCTGCTCCTCAACCGGCACCACGATGCCGACCTGATGGTCCTGCACAATGGCGGAGACCAGCGGCGGAATAATGCGGTCAGGCTCCAGCAGCAGCGCGCTTTTGGCGGTCAGCGCGCCGAACTCGCCGGTGCAGAGCAGCAGAATAGTGTCGTAGCCCTCAGCTTCCAGCGCGGCGATTTTCGCCTGCAATCCCTGCTCGACCTTCGCCGTAGCCAGCCGCACCTGCGTGCCGTTGCGCAGGCGCGACACCAGCACGCCATCCTGCGCGTCAGGGGCGAAGCGCGCGGCGATCTCCGCCTCGCTCAGCCCGTCCAGCAGGCCGACATGATCGGTCTGCTCAGCCGGTAAACAGGCCGCCAGCAGCGGCATAATATCGCTGCGCGGCGACTGACCAATGGTCAGGGTAACCAGGGATTTCGTCATTATTCGTCTCGTTTACGCAGGTGACTCAGGCTGCCGTAAAGCGCCAGCAGGCGGGCGTACTCGTCGGCATCGTAGAAATGGCAGGTCTCGCGGCCAAACTCTTTTGCCACTTCTACCGCAAACTTCGCCGCCGCCGCAATATCCACTTCATGGCTGGCGCCGGTTCCGCAGCCCGGCACCACCGACTCCGCCGTGATCGCCACGCCCACCACCGGCACGTCGGTCGCCGTGGAAGGTTGCAGAATGCTGTTCAGGTGATAAATGCCGTTGCCGTAAGGGGTAATATCCTGCGTGGTAATGGGAAAGGTTACCGCCGGACGGCCGGTGGTCATCTCCATAATGCGCAGCAGATCGTCCGATACGCGCAGGATATAGCCCTCTTTTACCGTAGGCGACAGCGCAAATCCCTTGTGGTTAATAATGCGGTTGCCCTTTGTGGTATCGATCGACAGGATAGCGTCCACCTCCTGCACCACCTCATTATTGTTCATGGTGACGTCGTCAACAGGCGAATCCATAAAGTCGACCGGCTCGTGCGGGCGCGTCGGCGCATCGGGACAGATATGCGTGGTAACGATAACGTCGCCCGCCAGCACGTCGCCTTTGGTCTGCATTACGGCCAGCTTCAGCGCACTGCTCACCGCCGCCACGGCGCCATCGGCGTCGGAAACCATGCCGATGCGGGTCGGGCGCGCGCCGATGCCGCCCAGGCGGCCGATAATGCCCAGCGTCGGCGCGCTGCCGCCGCTCGCTTTGCCCTGCGCGCCGGGAATATCGATGCGAACAAAATCGGTGCGCCCTTTTGGCCCGCTGACGCGCTTAACGCTGGCGCTGACGCCGGGAAAGCCGGCGAAGAGATCCGCCACCTGCTGGCCATCGATAAATGCGCTGTCGAATAACTCAAATACCTGTAACGTCTGGTGCAGACTCATGACATCCCTTAATTATTTTTTGCCGCTGGCAAACAGCGAGTGAAAGAAGCTATAGAGCGCGTCGCCGGCGATAAAGCCCGCCGCCAGCACCTCCATCGGCGAGCGACCGCGTTCGCCCCATACGCGAATAATGATGATGCGCAGCGCGATACCCACGACTACCGCCCAGCCGGCCATCGCGTTATTGATCAGCAGGCCGGTGGCGAGCAGCACGCCGAGCTGGCGTTTCGGCCCGCCGATCAGCTGAATAATGGCCCCGGGAATCGCCCACATCAGCAGGCTACCGGCGATGCCCGGCTCCGCGCCCGCCTGGATGGTTTTGGCGTAGACGCGCGCCACCGGCGGCAGCAGGTTTTCCGCAAAAAACAGGTTGTGGGCGTACCAGACAACGGGAACAGAGACCAGAAACGCAATCATCGCGGCGATCAGCTGAATGCGGCGCCCCCACAGCTCCTGCTGCAGATCCGCGCCGTTGCCGCGCAGAATAAAGCCTGCTTTAAGATCGTAGCCCATGTCGGCGAAGGCGGGCCCGGTCGCTGCGGTAAAGCCGCACAGCAGGCAGAGCGCCAGCGGCGGAAAGCCGAGCAGAATGCCGACGATCAGCGTGATCAGCGCCACCGCGAACGCCGGGAACCAGCCGGAGTGCATCGCAGCGATGCCGACGATCAGCTCATGCACAAAGGCGGCGAACGCGGCGTAAATCACAAACAGCAGCAGCATCGGCAGGCTCATTTCGCTCCACAGTCCGCCCGCCAGCGCCAGCAGCGCCGAAATAATCAGGTAGCCCGCGCCGCCGAGGCCGAGGGCGCGCCTCACCTCATTGCCGCCGCGGCTCACCTTCTGCTCATCGTGGCGGCGGCTGCGGATTACCATGACCACCTGAATCAGCGCCACCAGCCCGGCGCCGACCATCACGCCGTGCGGTAGGTAGAGCGCGTTGATATCGATATCAGCAACCGGTTGCGCGTAGGCGCGCAGCAGAAAGCCGACGCCCAGCATGCCCAGCGCCCAGATATTGCCGATAAAGGCGGTGCCGAACGCGGACATCGGGATGGTGAGCATTGAGCCGAGGATACCGCCGGCGATGCCCGCCGCCAGCAGCCAGGCCTGGCGCCCGCCCCTGTCGCCTGCCTTGATCGCCTCGGCGGCGGCCACGCCCGGCGGCCAGGCGTTGCCGGCGGGAAAAACGCGGGTATCGAACAGGCGGTAGAGCAGATAAGCGTCCAGCAGCATCGCCGCGCTGACGCCGCAGAACATCGGCAGCACCAGCTGCGGCTCGCCCAGCGCCCAGGGCACGGCGATCGGCATTAATAAGCTGTTTGCGGCGCCGAAGGTTGCGGAAGAAATAGCGGTCTGGGCGAGGTTTTGAATTTCAATCGAGCGATAGCGGCGAAACGCCTGCAGTGGAATACGCGCCAGCAGCATGGCAAATAAGGCGCCGATAATAGAGGTATTCGGCGTCACGCCGATAGTGGTAATAAGCTGCACGCCAATAATTGCGCCCGCCACCGACAGGGCGATTAATACTATCGCCACGCCAGCCTGTTTTACTGGATTAACCTTCTCCATATTGTCCCCGTCAGGAATGCCGGTAGAAATGAAATGACGCTTCGCGAGCCTGAATCAGACTCGCTTACGTCGTTTTTTTATTTCGTCCGTGAGCATGAATAAACAGGCCCGAAGGCCTGGCGTTTTCCCGGTGTGGCGAAAGTATTGCGCCGATAAAAAAGTAAATTCAGAGTGGCGTTGCGCCATATTTCTCGGCCAGGTCGCTGGCCGTTATGCGTAATTCATCGAGCAGCGCGGGCGGATAGCCTGGCGAACTCTCCTGCGATAAAAATGAGAGGCAAAGCGCTACCGTATCGCCGTGATATTTATTATGCAGCGCGACGGAGAGCGAACTGATGCCGGGCAGCGTTTCGTTGCGCGCCAGCGACCAGCCCTGGCTGCAGATCGCCGCCAGCTGCGCGCAGAGCACCTCGAGCGTTTGCGGCGAATTGGGCGGCAGCGGCTGCCAGGCGTCGCGGTAGCGCTCGCATACCTCTTCTTCGCTGAGCTGCGCCAGCAGTACGCGGCCGGTGGAGGTGGCGGCGGCGCTCATGCGGCTTCCCGGCGGCGTCACCAGCTGGGTAAAGTGGCGCCCGTGAAACATGCGCATCACCACCAGATCGCGTCCGTCGAGGCGCGAGATATAGCCGATGCTGCCGGTTTTATCCGCCAGTCGCGCCATTGCCGGCGCGGCGCTGTCCACCAGCGGCGCGGAGAGATAGTGTCCGGCGACCGACAGCAGCACGCGGCCAATATGAAAACAGCGGCTCTCTGCGTCACGCTCCAGCATGCCCTGACTTTCCATGGTGGCCAGCAGGCGCGACACGGTGCTTTTCGGCAGGCGCAGCGCCTCCACGACATCGGTAAACGTCAGCCCGGGATTTCCCTGCGTTACCCCTTTT encodes the following:
- a CDS encoding AroM family protein, with translation MTKSLVTLTIGQSPRSDIMPLLAACLPAEQTDHVGLLDGLSEAEIAARFAPDAQDGVLVSRLRNGTQVRLATAKVEQGLQAKIAALEAEGYDTILLLCTGEFGALTAKSALLLEPDRIIPPLVSAIVQDHQVGIVVPVEEQMQQQANKWRNLQRRPCFAVASPYIPDNEKLTDAALSLQEQGADVVVLDCIGYNQTHRDFLQKLLGIPVLLSNVLVAKLAAELIV
- a CDS encoding OPT/YSL family transporter: MEKVNPVKQAGVAIVLIALSVAGAIIGVQLITTIGVTPNTSIIGALFAMLLARIPLQAFRRYRSIEIQNLAQTAISSATFGAANSLLMPIAVPWALGEPQLVLPMFCGVSAAMLLDAYLLYRLFDTRVFPAGNAWPPGVAAAEAIKAGDRGGRQAWLLAAGIAGGILGSMLTIPMSAFGTAFIGNIWALGMLGVGFLLRAYAQPVADIDINALYLPHGVMVGAGLVALIQVVMVIRSRRHDEQKVSRGGNEVRRALGLGGAGYLIISALLALAGGLWSEMSLPMLLLFVIYAAFAAFVHELIVGIAAMHSGWFPAFAVALITLIVGILLGFPPLALCLLCGFTAATGPAFADMGYDLKAGFILRGNGADLQQELWGRRIQLIAAMIAFLVSVPVVWYAHNLFFAENLLPPVARVYAKTIQAGAEPGIAGSLLMWAIPGAIIQLIGGPKRQLGVLLATGLLINNAMAGWAVVVGIALRIIIIRVWGERGRSPMEVLAAGFIAGDALYSFFHSLFASGKK
- a CDS encoding IclR family transcriptional regulator, whose amino-acid sequence is MTTLENAAAVLKLFQQKGVTQGNPGLTFTDVVEALRLPKSTVSRLLATMESQGMLERDAESRCFHIGRVLLSVAGHYLSAPLVDSAAPAMARLADKTGSIGYISRLDGRDLVVMRMFHGRHFTQLVTPPGSRMSAAATSTGRVLLAQLSEEEVCERYRDAWQPLPPNSPQTLEVLCAQLAAICSQGWSLARNETLPGISSLSVALHNKYHGDTVALCLSFLSQESSPGYPPALLDELRITASDLAEKYGATPL
- a CDS encoding DUF1177 domain-containing protein — translated: MSLHQTLQVFELFDSAFIDGQQVADLFAGFPGVSASVKRVSGPKGRTDFVRIDIPGAQGKASGGSAPTLGIIGRLGGIGARPTRIGMVSDADGAVAAVSSALKLAVMQTKGDVLAGDVIVTTHICPDAPTRPHEPVDFMDSPVDDVTMNNNEVVQEVDAILSIDTTKGNRIINHKGFALSPTVKEGYILRVSDDLLRIMEMTTGRPAVTFPITTQDITPYGNGIYHLNSILQPSTATDVPVVGVAITAESVVPGCGTGASHEVDIAAAAKFAVEVAKEFGRETCHFYDADEYARLLALYGSLSHLRKRDE